Proteins encoded within one genomic window of Couchioplanes caeruleus:
- a CDS encoding PH domain-containing protein gives MAPHQWRVKPALPAVKLLGAAALIALVAAFGRRDPVQWVLVVVAGLGLAAWGFRDLIHPVRLAADITGVTVAVGFAGRRHLPWSRIERIRVDRRARRGIRSELLEIDAGESLHLFGAPELGAAPEDVARALQQLSEQSQGAVDRDHQ, from the coding sequence ATGGCACCTCACCAGTGGCGCGTGAAGCCCGCCCTGCCCGCGGTCAAACTCCTCGGCGCGGCGGCCCTGATCGCCCTGGTGGCGGCGTTCGGAAGACGGGATCCTGTGCAGTGGGTGCTGGTAGTCGTGGCCGGTCTCGGCCTGGCCGCCTGGGGGTTCCGTGACCTGATTCACCCCGTCCGGCTGGCGGCGGACATCACCGGCGTCACCGTGGCCGTGGGCTTCGCCGGGCGACGTCACCTGCCGTGGTCGCGGATCGAGCGGATCAGGGTCGACCGCCGCGCCCGCCGCGGGATCCGCAGCGAACTGCTGGAGATCGACGCGGGGGAGAGCCTGCATCTTTTCGGCGCTCCCGAGCTGGGCGCGGCACCGGAGGACGTGGCGCGGGCCCTCCAGCAGCTCTCAGAGCAGAGCCAAGGTGCGGTAGATCGCGATCATCAGTAG
- a CDS encoding peptidylprolyl isomerase, whose product MAEKLYATLHTNHGPIRLQLFPDHAPATVRNFVELAEGTKDYTDPRTGQKGSGPYYDGTISHRVIANFMIQMGDPTGTGRGGPGFQFADEFHPELQFDRPYLLAMANAGPGTNGSQFFITVSPTPHLNRRHTIFGQVADEQSAKVVDSIATTPTGPGDRPREDVVIERVEIDRVAG is encoded by the coding sequence GTGGCTGAGAAGCTTTACGCCACCCTGCACACCAACCACGGTCCGATCCGGCTCCAGCTCTTCCCGGACCACGCGCCGGCCACCGTGCGCAACTTCGTGGAGCTTGCGGAGGGCACCAAGGACTACACCGACCCGCGGACCGGCCAGAAGGGCAGCGGCCCGTACTACGACGGGACCATCTCGCACCGGGTCATCGCCAACTTCATGATCCAGATGGGTGACCCGACGGGCACCGGCCGCGGCGGCCCGGGCTTCCAGTTCGCCGACGAGTTCCACCCGGAGCTGCAGTTCGACCGTCCGTACCTGCTCGCCATGGCGAACGCCGGCCCGGGTACGAACGGCTCGCAGTTCTTCATCACGGTCAGCCCGACCCCCCACCTCAACCGGCGGCACACCATCTTCGGCCAGGTCGCCGACGAGCAGTCCGCCAAGGTCGTGGACTCGATCGCCACCACGCCGACGGGCCCCGGCGACCGTCCGCGCGAGGACGTCGTCATCGAGCGCGTCGAGATCGATCGGGTCGCCGGTTAG
- a CDS encoding rhomboid family intramembrane serine protease, whose translation MSESPVTVPVCYRHPSKETYVRCARCERPICPDCMNEASVGHQCPECVAEGRRTQRSARTAFGGSAAGRSGTATKVLVGINVFVMIASIMSGGANAVAGGGWGGLLGSDTPLTRWGAVLGGAVYGPAGDVDVHGIAGNGEWYRLITAMFLHYGVLHLLMNMYALWILGRDLERALGPLRFVGLYALAGLGGNVAAYVFSPPNQSTAGASTAVFGLMAAIFVLLKRLKLSVAPILPVIVINVIFTFAVTGVSIAGHLGGLLTGAVVAAILAYAPRAKRNLVQGAGLATVFVLLLMIAIYRTLALL comes from the coding sequence ATGAGTGAGTCTCCGGTGACGGTTCCGGTCTGTTACCGACACCCGTCGAAGGAGACCTATGTCCGGTGCGCCCGCTGTGAGCGGCCGATCTGCCCGGACTGCATGAACGAGGCCTCGGTCGGCCACCAGTGCCCGGAATGCGTCGCCGAGGGGCGGCGCACTCAGCGGTCGGCCCGCACCGCCTTCGGCGGGAGCGCGGCCGGCCGTTCCGGCACGGCCACGAAGGTCCTCGTCGGCATCAATGTGTTCGTCATGATCGCCTCCATCATGTCCGGAGGCGCGAACGCCGTCGCCGGCGGCGGCTGGGGCGGCCTCCTCGGCAGCGACACCCCGCTGACTCGGTGGGGCGCCGTCCTCGGCGGCGCGGTCTACGGCCCGGCCGGCGACGTCGACGTGCACGGCATCGCCGGCAACGGCGAGTGGTATCGCCTGATCACGGCCATGTTCCTGCACTACGGCGTGCTGCATCTGCTGATGAACATGTACGCACTGTGGATCCTCGGCCGCGACCTCGAACGGGCGCTCGGACCGCTGCGCTTCGTCGGCCTCTACGCGCTCGCCGGGCTCGGCGGCAACGTCGCGGCGTACGTCTTCTCGCCGCCCAACCAGAGCACGGCCGGCGCCTCCACCGCGGTCTTCGGCCTGATGGCGGCCATCTTCGTGCTGCTCAAGCGCCTCAAGCTGAGCGTCGCCCCGATCCTCCCCGTGATCGTCATCAACGTGATCTTCACCTTCGCGGTCACCGGCGTCTCGATCGCGGGCCACCTCGGCGGCCTCCTCACCGGCGCCGTCGTCGCGGCGATCCTGGCGTACGCGCCGCGGGCGAAGCGCAACCTCGTGCAGGGCGCCGGGCTGGCGACGGTGTTCGTCCTCCTACTGATGATCGCGATCTACCGCACCTTGGCTCTGCTCTGA
- a CDS encoding thiolase family protein, producing the protein MRDAVIVGAVRTPVGRRNGGLAGVHPVDLSAGVLRALAERSGLDPADVEDVFWGCVSQVGEQSWNIGRHAVLGAGWPEAVPATTMDRQCGSSQQALHFAAATVLSGQADLVVAGGVESMSRVPMGSSAAGADPYGDTVKQRYGNAVFNQGVGAEMIAERWGFSRQQLDEYALASHAAAGKAQDAGEFDAEIAPVGDIGRDEGIRRDTTLEKLAELKTPFKPDGVVTAGSASQISDGAAALAVTTSRWAAAHGLRPLARIHTAVVAADDPVIMLTAPIPATAKALAKSGLTLGDIGVYEVNEAFAPVPLAWLAETGADPSRLNPRGGAIALGHPLGASGARIMTTMLHHMRQNDIRYGLQTMCEGGGMANATVVEIL; encoded by the coding sequence ATGCGAGATGCGGTGATCGTCGGGGCGGTGCGGACCCCCGTGGGACGGCGAAACGGCGGGCTTGCGGGCGTGCACCCGGTCGATCTTTCGGCCGGAGTGCTGCGCGCCCTGGCGGAGCGGTCGGGGCTCGACCCGGCCGATGTCGAGGACGTGTTCTGGGGATGCGTCTCCCAGGTCGGCGAGCAGTCGTGGAACATCGGTCGCCACGCCGTGCTCGGGGCCGGCTGGCCCGAAGCGGTGCCGGCCACGACCATGGACCGGCAGTGCGGCTCCAGCCAGCAGGCCCTGCACTTCGCGGCCGCGACCGTGCTCTCCGGGCAGGCCGACCTGGTGGTCGCCGGCGGCGTCGAGTCGATGAGCCGGGTGCCGATGGGTTCCAGCGCCGCCGGTGCGGATCCCTACGGCGACACGGTCAAGCAGCGATACGGCAACGCCGTCTTCAACCAGGGCGTCGGCGCCGAGATGATCGCCGAGCGCTGGGGCTTCTCCCGCCAGCAGCTCGACGAGTACGCGCTGGCCAGCCACGCCGCGGCGGGCAAGGCGCAGGACGCGGGCGAGTTCGACGCCGAGATCGCGCCGGTCGGCGACATCGGGCGCGACGAGGGCATCCGCCGCGACACCACGCTCGAGAAGCTGGCCGAGCTGAAGACCCCGTTCAAGCCCGACGGCGTCGTCACGGCGGGCTCCGCCTCGCAGATCTCCGACGGCGCCGCCGCGCTCGCCGTCACCACGTCACGCTGGGCGGCCGCCCACGGCCTGCGGCCGCTGGCGCGGATCCACACCGCCGTCGTCGCCGCCGACGATCCGGTGATCATGCTGACCGCGCCCATCCCGGCCACCGCGAAGGCGCTCGCCAAGTCGGGTCTCACCCTCGGCGACATCGGCGTGTACGAGGTGAACGAGGCGTTCGCACCCGTACCGCTGGCCTGGCTGGCGGAGACCGGCGCCGACCCGTCCCGGCTCAACCCGCGCGGCGGCGCGATCGCCCTCGGTCACCCGCTCGGCGCATCCGGCGCCCGCATCATGACCACGATGCTGCACCACATGAGGCAGAACGACATCCGCTACGGCCTGCAGACCATGTGCGAGGGAGGCGGAATGGCGAACGCCACGGTGGTCGAGATTCTGTAA